Proteins encoded together in one Streptomyces sp. B1I3 window:
- a CDS encoding putative leader peptide: protein MTVLPPVSRVLVLAVGLRAEHGCVRLYSRPHIDLQRVAGALCCS from the coding sequence GTGACGGTGTTGCCCCCCGTTTCCCGCGTGCTCGTCCTCGCTGTCGGGCTTCGCGCCGAGCATGGCTGCGTCCGCCTGTACTCCCGGCCCCACATCGACCTGCAACGGGTGGCCGGCGCCCTCTGTTGTTCCTGA
- a CDS encoding glutathione S-transferase C-terminal domain-containing protein, whose product MPAAPLPTVPSLPSSPSFRGRIGCDASSGYYAASRRYRLHLSLSCPHCLRIAITHSLLGLGETLPVALLPAVPDSPDGGHCALRPLYEASSHRHPGPAAAPVLSDDWTGRIVSTDTPGILRDLARHFGGDGSGRPALYPHGAEEEIEAVGRLCEYRVNEAAQHAGQAGADAATRQTHLSSLLRALSSLEWRLAHQDFILGDEMTAADVQLWVTLVQLDTVHRLHLDAAAVHHIADHPHLWAYAQRLAAHPAFGTHLDLDGIARRHHAPCQGLEAAGAAVQILDWPVHIVDGAAAQPAQHCPGGFMEPQHALHLRPSGSV is encoded by the coding sequence ATGCCCGCCGCACCCCTGCCCACCGTGCCCTCCCTCCCCTCTTCGCCGTCGTTCCGGGGAAGGATCGGCTGTGACGCGAGCAGTGGCTACTACGCCGCGTCGCGCCGTTACCGCCTCCACCTCTCGCTGTCCTGCCCCCACTGTCTGCGGATCGCCATCACCCACAGCCTGCTCGGCCTGGGAGAGACCCTCCCGGTGGCACTGTTGCCGGCAGTGCCCGACAGCCCCGACGGCGGTCACTGCGCTCTGCGCCCGTTGTACGAGGCCAGTTCACACCGGCATCCCGGACCGGCCGCCGCACCGGTGCTGAGCGACGACTGGACGGGGCGGATCGTCAGCACGGACACGCCGGGCATCCTCCGGGACCTGGCCCGGCACTTCGGTGGTGACGGCTCCGGCCGGCCCGCCCTCTACCCACACGGCGCGGAGGAGGAGATCGAGGCCGTCGGACGCCTTTGCGAGTACCGCGTCAATGAAGCCGCACAGCATGCCGGGCAGGCCGGCGCCGACGCCGCGACGCGGCAGACTCACCTCAGTTCCCTGCTCCGCGCTCTGAGCTCACTGGAGTGGCGGCTCGCCCACCAGGACTTCATCCTGGGCGACGAAATGACCGCCGCCGACGTGCAGTTGTGGGTAACCCTGGTGCAACTCGACACCGTGCACCGTCTGCACCTGGACGCCGCCGCGGTCCACCACATCGCCGACCATCCGCACCTGTGGGCCTACGCACAGCGGCTGGCCGCCCACCCCGCCTTCGGCACCCACCTCGACCTGGACGGCATCGCCCGCCGACACCATGCCCCCTGCCAAGGGCTGGAGGCCGCAGGGGCGGCCGTGCAGATCCTGGACTGGCCCGTACACATCGTGGACGGGGCCGCCGCCCAGCCCGCCCAGCACTGTCCGGGCGGCTTCATGGAACCGCAACACGCCCTCCACCTTCGTCCGTCCGGATCCGTCTAG
- the ssuE gene encoding NADPH-dependent FMN reductase has product MATVLSVSGSPSATSRTARLLRHLDARLTAQGHEVIPLDVRTIPAEALLGADFRHPAIVEATELFARADGVVIGTPVYKAAYSGLLKSLLDLLPQYGLVGKTVLPLATGGSTAHVLAIDYALRPVLSSMGAAHIVQGWFTLDKDLAVGVDGTLTVAPGPAEALAQVVDQFSGALGSRTALQAAAGRAA; this is encoded by the coding sequence ATGGCCACCGTCCTGTCCGTCTCCGGAAGCCCCTCCGCCACCTCCCGTACCGCCCGCCTGCTGCGCCACCTGGATGCGCGGCTCACGGCACAGGGACACGAGGTGATCCCCCTGGACGTCCGCACCATCCCCGCCGAGGCCCTGCTCGGCGCCGACTTCCGGCACCCGGCGATCGTCGAGGCGACCGAACTGTTCGCCCGCGCCGACGGGGTCGTGATCGGCACGCCCGTCTACAAGGCCGCCTATTCCGGGCTGCTGAAGTCCCTGCTGGACCTGCTGCCGCAGTACGGCCTGGTCGGCAAGACGGTCCTCCCGCTGGCGACCGGCGGGAGTACGGCGCATGTCCTGGCGATCGACTACGCGCTGCGCCCGGTGCTCAGTTCAATGGGCGCCGCGCACATCGTCCAGGGCTGGTTCACGCTCGACAAGGACCTCGCGGTGGGCGTCGACGGCACCCTGACCGTCGCGCCGGGCCCCGCCGAGGCCCTCGCACAGGTCGTCGACCAGTTCTCCGGAGCCCTCGGCAGCCGTACGGCCCTGCAGGCGGCCGCCGGACGAGCCGCTTGA
- a CDS encoding ABC transporter substrate-binding protein — translation MSTSITRRTSAAALGLTAALVLAACSNPSDGGRTEVAATSGSKTKINVSPDQDRITTDKVDSIAAEVPEKIRKRGTLEIVGSSGSAAPLTFYATDNKTIIGVEPDIASLVADVLGLKLHINTVSWENIFVGLDSAKYDVGFSNITVTEERKEKYDFATYREDNLGFEAKKGSGLKITGPKDVAGQTVAVGSGTNQEKLLIEWSKENEKAGRKPVNIKYYQNDSDTYLALQSGRIDLYLGPNPTAAYHAVTTGKTEVVGTYSGAGSTLQGLIAATTKKDSGLAEPLADALDEIIDNGTYNKVLERWGLPDEAVTKSEINPPGLPKTNK, via the coding sequence GTGTCCACCTCGATCACCCGCCGCACCTCCGCCGCCGCGCTGGGACTGACCGCCGCCCTCGTCCTCGCCGCGTGCAGCAACCCCTCCGACGGCGGCAGGACCGAGGTCGCGGCCACGTCGGGCAGCAAGACGAAGATCAACGTGAGCCCGGACCAGGACCGCATCACCACCGACAAGGTCGACTCCATAGCAGCCGAGGTCCCGGAGAAGATCCGCAAGAGAGGCACCCTGGAGATCGTCGGATCGTCCGGCTCCGCTGCGCCCCTGACCTTCTACGCCACCGACAACAAGACCATCATCGGCGTCGAGCCTGACATCGCCTCCCTGGTCGCCGACGTGCTCGGCCTCAAGCTTCACATCAACACGGTCTCCTGGGAGAACATCTTCGTCGGCCTCGACAGCGCCAAGTACGACGTCGGCTTCAGCAACATCACCGTCACCGAGGAGCGCAAGGAGAAGTACGACTTCGCCACCTACCGCGAGGACAACCTGGGCTTCGAGGCGAAGAAGGGCAGCGGCCTGAAGATCACCGGGCCGAAGGACGTGGCGGGCCAGACCGTCGCCGTGGGCAGCGGCACCAACCAGGAGAAGCTGCTCATCGAGTGGAGCAAGGAGAACGAGAAGGCCGGCCGCAAGCCGGTGAACATCAAGTACTACCAGAACGACAGCGACACCTACCTCGCCCTCCAGTCCGGCCGTATCGACCTCTACCTCGGCCCCAACCCGACCGCCGCCTACCACGCGGTTACCACCGGGAAGACAGAAGTCGTCGGCACCTACTCCGGTGCCGGCTCCACCCTCCAGGGCCTCATCGCGGCCACCACCAAGAAGGACAGCGGCCTGGCCGAGCCGCTCGCCGACGCGCTCGACGAGATCATCGACAACGGCACGTACAACAAGGTGCTGGAGCGCTGGGGCCTGCCCGACGAGGCCGTGACCAAGTCCGAGATCAACCCGCCCGGACTGCCCAAGACCAACAAGTAG
- a CDS encoding amino acid ABC transporter ATP-binding protein, whose translation MSDVPVAVKDAKPTVDDVMVDVHGVHKSFGPLEVLRGVDLQVRTGEVTVILGPSGSGKSTLLRTINHLEKVNRGWIAIDGELIGYRRSGGKLHELKEKDVLKQRTHIGFVFQNFNLFPHLTVLENLVEAPVSALRRPRKGAEETARRLLERVGLADKTDAYPRQLSGGQQQRVAIARALALEPKVLLFDEPTSALDPELVGEVLDVIKDLARTGTTMIVVTHEIGFAREVADTVVFMDAGVVVEQGPPAAVLDDPRHERTRAFLSKVL comes from the coding sequence ATGAGCGACGTGCCGGTGGCCGTCAAGGACGCGAAGCCGACGGTCGACGACGTGATGGTGGACGTCCACGGCGTCCACAAGAGCTTCGGCCCGCTGGAAGTGCTGCGCGGCGTCGACCTCCAGGTCCGCACCGGCGAGGTCACCGTGATCCTCGGCCCGTCCGGCTCCGGAAAATCCACACTGCTGCGCACCATCAACCACCTGGAGAAGGTCAACCGCGGCTGGATCGCCATCGACGGCGAACTCATCGGCTACCGCCGCTCCGGCGGCAAACTGCACGAGCTCAAGGAGAAGGACGTTCTGAAGCAGCGCACCCACATCGGGTTCGTCTTCCAGAACTTCAACCTCTTCCCGCACCTGACCGTGCTGGAGAACCTCGTCGAGGCTCCCGTCTCCGCGCTGCGCCGCCCGCGCAAGGGGGCGGAGGAAACCGCCCGCCGACTGCTGGAGAGAGTAGGACTCGCCGACAAGACCGACGCCTATCCACGGCAACTGTCCGGAGGACAGCAGCAGCGCGTGGCCATCGCCCGCGCACTCGCCCTCGAACCCAAGGTACTGCTGTTCGACGAGCCCACCTCAGCGCTCGACCCGGAACTCGTCGGCGAGGTCCTCGACGTCATCAAGGACCTGGCCCGCACCGGAACCACCATGATCGTCGTGACCCACGAGATCGGCTTCGCCCGCGAGGTCGCCGACACCGTGGTGTTCATGGACGCCGGTGTCGTCGTGGAACAGGGCCCGCCCGCGGCCGTACTCGACGATCCGAGACACGAGCGCACCCGCGCCTTCCTCTCCAAGGTCCTCTGA
- a CDS encoding amino acid ABC transporter permease, whose amino-acid sequence MRPTTDTAPPGAAIPGGGREAPPTPDAPASLKVVPARHYARWASAAAVTVLAAQFVHGLATNPVWEWSVFRDYILSETIVQAVSVTLQLTAYATVLGFLLGTVLAFMRLSRSPVLQTVAWTYIWIFRSIPMIVQLVFWFNLSALYDRLGIGIPFGPVFWSVDSNSIIGTMGAAVIGLTLHQAAYAAEIVRGGVIAVDHGQLEAAAALGIPRLRQIRRIVLPQAMRAILPTAGNEIIGLLKGTSVVYVMAIGELFYQVQVIYGRNGRVIPLLLVATAWYVVLTSLLSIAQYYVERRYARGANRTPPPTPLQRARRFVRTLRAAAAQRNQPVIPLKPLGDSR is encoded by the coding sequence ATGAGACCGACCACCGACACCGCGCCGCCCGGCGCGGCCATCCCGGGCGGCGGCCGCGAAGCCCCGCCCACGCCGGACGCCCCTGCTTCGCTCAAGGTCGTCCCCGCCCGCCACTACGCCCGCTGGGCGTCGGCTGCCGCCGTGACCGTGCTGGCTGCACAGTTCGTGCACGGGCTGGCCACCAACCCGGTCTGGGAGTGGAGCGTCTTCCGCGACTACATCCTGTCCGAGACGATCGTGCAGGCGGTGTCGGTGACCCTCCAGCTCACCGCCTACGCCACGGTGCTGGGATTCCTCCTGGGAACCGTCCTGGCGTTCATGCGGCTGTCGCGCAGCCCGGTGCTGCAGACCGTCGCCTGGACCTACATCTGGATCTTCCGCTCCATCCCGATGATCGTCCAGCTGGTGTTCTGGTTCAACCTGAGCGCGCTGTACGACAGGTTGGGCATCGGCATCCCCTTCGGCCCGGTGTTCTGGTCCGTCGACAGCAACAGCATCATCGGCACCATGGGTGCCGCGGTCATCGGGCTGACGCTGCACCAGGCCGCCTACGCCGCCGAGATAGTGCGTGGCGGTGTCATCGCCGTCGACCACGGACAACTGGAGGCCGCCGCGGCGCTGGGCATCCCCCGGCTGCGGCAGATCCGCCGGATCGTGCTGCCGCAGGCCATGCGCGCCATCCTGCCCACTGCCGGCAACGAGATCATCGGCCTGCTCAAGGGCACCTCGGTGGTCTACGTGATGGCCATCGGCGAGCTGTTCTACCAGGTCCAGGTGATCTACGGCCGCAACGGGCGGGTGATCCCGCTGCTGCTGGTCGCCACCGCCTGGTACGTGGTGCTGACCTCACTGCTGTCCATCGCGCAGTACTACGTGGAGCGGCGCTACGCCCGGGGCGCCAACCGCACCCCGCCACCCACCCCGCTCCAGCGCGCCCGGCGCTTCGTCCGCACCCTGCGCGCGGCGGCCGCCCAGCGCAACCAGCCCGTCATACCCCTGAAGCCTTTGGGAGACAGCCGATGA
- a CDS encoding ABC transporter substrate-binding protein, translated as MAATIALLPVLTLTACGAGGASGTTPAGAQASPTPTDDPVTAVRKVDSVAALLPADVRKAGTLRVGSSIGFPPGAYYPNGQDKPPAGQDIDIADAVAKVLGVKLERQDASFETILPALGSGKYDFGTGNFGVTIERLKTIDFVTYINDGQGFAVKKGNTALKTKVTDLAKLCGLTVGTGAGTTFEATLTAQKGVCAKAGKKPYDVKVYSENGATLTALQQGRIDVIMSTINGLRYQAAQPASGTAFLGEYHRLDVGFAFKKGSPLTRALQAAVNELIKDGTYARILKKWGTSPSAIETSRINPPEHT; from the coding sequence ATGGCCGCCACCATCGCGCTGCTGCCCGTACTGACGCTGACCGCCTGCGGGGCCGGCGGCGCCTCCGGCACCACACCGGCGGGTGCCCAGGCATCCCCCACACCGACCGACGACCCGGTCACCGCCGTACGCAAGGTGGACTCCGTCGCCGCCCTGCTGCCCGCCGACGTCCGCAAGGCGGGCACGTTGCGGGTCGGCAGCTCGATCGGGTTCCCGCCCGGGGCGTACTACCCGAACGGGCAGGACAAGCCGCCCGCCGGCCAGGACATCGACATCGCGGACGCGGTGGCCAAGGTCCTCGGCGTGAAGTTGGAGCGGCAGGACGCCTCCTTCGAGACGATCCTGCCCGCCCTCGGCAGCGGCAAGTACGACTTCGGCACCGGCAACTTCGGCGTCACCATCGAACGCCTGAAGACCATTGACTTCGTCACCTACATCAACGACGGCCAGGGCTTCGCGGTGAAGAAGGGCAACACCGCGCTCAAGACTAAGGTCACCGACCTCGCCAAGCTGTGCGGGCTGACCGTCGGCACCGGCGCCGGCACCACCTTCGAGGCGACCCTCACCGCGCAGAAGGGCGTATGTGCCAAGGCGGGCAAGAAGCCGTACGACGTGAAGGTCTACTCGGAGAACGGGGCGACTCTCACTGCGCTGCAGCAGGGCCGGATCGACGTGATCATGTCGACCATCAACGGCCTGCGCTACCAGGCGGCACAGCCCGCGTCCGGGACCGCCTTCCTCGGTGAGTACCACCGCCTCGACGTCGGCTTCGCCTTCAAGAAGGGCTCCCCGCTCACCAGGGCGCTCCAGGCCGCCGTCAACGAGTTGATCAAGGACGGCACATACGCCCGGATCCTCAAGAAGTGGGGCACCTCCCCCTCCGCGATCGAGACGTCGCGGATCAACCCGCCCGAGCACACATAA
- a CDS encoding GNAT family N-acetyltransferase yields the protein MTSVAQPPSRSAEPAVIHVTVSDPRVRPLLRELGDEYSTRYGRDAHTELARYPDEEFTAPHGGVLLLLLEHGEPVAGGAFRRYDETTAELKRIWTHSAHRRRGLARRVVAELEREASARGYRRIYLTTGPRQPEARGLYLTTGYTPLFDTEADPESIGPLPFEKHLPAAPPQGKAASL from the coding sequence ATGACCTCCGTCGCACAACCGCCGTCGCGCTCAGCCGAGCCGGCAGTCATTCACGTCACCGTGTCCGACCCGCGGGTGAGACCCTTGCTGCGCGAGCTCGGCGACGAGTACTCCACGCGCTACGGCAGGGACGCGCACACCGAACTCGCCCGCTACCCCGACGAGGAGTTCACCGCCCCACACGGCGGGGTGCTGCTCCTGCTCCTCGAACACGGCGAGCCGGTCGCGGGCGGCGCCTTCCGCCGGTACGACGAGACCACGGCCGAGCTGAAGCGGATCTGGACGCACTCCGCCCACCGGAGGCGCGGTCTGGCCCGCCGTGTCGTCGCCGAGCTGGAGCGCGAGGCGAGCGCCCGCGGCTACCGGCGGATCTACCTGACCACCGGGCCGCGCCAACCCGAGGCCCGCGGTCTGTACCTGACGACCGGCTACACCCCGCTGTTCGACACCGAGGCCGACCCGGAATCCATCGGCCCGCTGCCTTTCGAGAAGCACCTGCCGGCCGCACCACCCCAAGGAAAGGCAGCCAGCCTGTGA
- a CDS encoding LLM class flavin-dependent oxidoreductase, with amino-acid sequence MPVEFLGIAATNDGSETTPRSGAAFDKEYTLRLARAHEDHGWDRVLFAYGSGSPDPSPAAAYIASRLDRLQILLAHRPNVSYPTYAAKTFATLDQISEGRLTVHFITGGNDREQGREGDTLTKDERYARTREYIRIVKKIWTTHEPFDHEGAHYRFHDFVSDVFPVQQPRPNVSFGGSSPAAYAAGGAEADIYCLWGEPLEKTAEQIEAVKSAAKAAGRTDVPRLQVAFRPIIAPTEELAWEKAHRTVGAIKARKEKDEAITKRHNGPARPQNAGSQRLIAIAEAGERYDRALWTPTAAATGGAGNSNALVGTPETVAQALLDYYDLGVDILSARGYDLLGDAIDFGRYVIPIVREEVAKRDAERAARGPQTLAAVHG; translated from the coding sequence ATGCCAGTGGAATTCCTTGGCATCGCCGCCACCAACGACGGCTCCGAAACCACCCCGCGCTCCGGCGCCGCTTTCGACAAGGAGTACACGCTCCGGCTCGCCCGGGCGCACGAGGACCACGGCTGGGACCGGGTGCTGTTCGCCTACGGTTCCGGGTCCCCGGACCCCTCGCCGGCTGCCGCCTACATCGCGAGCAGGCTGGACCGCCTCCAGATCCTGCTCGCCCACCGGCCCAACGTCTCCTACCCGACCTACGCCGCCAAGACCTTCGCCACCCTCGACCAGATCAGCGAGGGCCGGCTGACCGTGCACTTCATCACCGGCGGCAACGACCGTGAGCAGGGCCGCGAGGGCGACACCCTCACCAAGGACGAACGCTACGCCCGCACCCGCGAGTACATCCGGATCGTCAAGAAGATCTGGACCACCCACGAGCCCTTCGACCACGAGGGCGCGCACTACCGCTTCCACGACTTCGTCAGCGATGTCTTCCCGGTCCAGCAGCCCCGCCCGAACGTGTCGTTCGGCGGCTCCTCGCCCGCCGCGTATGCCGCGGGGGGCGCCGAGGCCGACATCTACTGCCTGTGGGGCGAGCCGCTGGAGAAGACCGCCGAGCAGATCGAGGCCGTGAAGTCCGCAGCGAAGGCCGCGGGCCGCACCGACGTGCCCCGCCTCCAGGTGGCGTTCCGCCCGATCATCGCCCCGACGGAGGAGCTGGCCTGGGAGAAGGCCCACCGCACGGTCGGCGCGATCAAGGCCCGCAAGGAGAAGGACGAGGCGATCACCAAGCGCCACAACGGGCCGGCACGGCCGCAGAACGCCGGCTCGCAGCGGCTGATCGCGATCGCCGAGGCGGGAGAGCGCTACGACCGTGCCCTGTGGACCCCGACCGCCGCCGCCACCGGTGGCGCGGGCAACTCCAACGCCCTGGTCGGCACCCCGGAGACGGTCGCCCAGGCGCTCCTCGACTACTACGACCTCGGCGTCGACATCCTCTCGGCCCGCGGCTACGACCTGCTGGGCGACGCGATCGACTTCGGCCGGTACGTGATCCCGATCGTCCGCGAGGAGGTCGCCAAGCGCGACGCCGAGCGGGCGGCCCGCGGTCCGCAGACCCTCGCGGCGGTGCACGGATGA
- a CDS encoding amino acid ABC transporter permease, with product MVSPSDIADSSRISATIPLAERLKASGHAQGRPGPDDDLPRILPRRHAGRWLTSAAALLVFAMVVNSVVRNRAFQWEVVGRYFATAAVLDGLLLTLWLTGVVMVLGFLLGTPLAVMRLSANPVLRTLSWGYVWIFRSTPLLVQLLFWFNIGALYPTLGLGIPFGPEFVTVKTVNLLGPTLTAVIGLTLHEAAYAAEVLRGGILSVDSGQTEAAQALGIGRRRTLRRIVIPQAMRSIVPTAGNMLIGTLKGTSIVSVLAVHDLLYSVQLVYNQTYQVIPLLMVATLWYVAVTTVLSAGQFYVERHYARGSARALPPTPLEKLRVHLAALRARLYRATAPDARPAVDGGR from the coding sequence ATGGTCTCGCCATCCGACATCGCCGATTCCTCCCGTATTTCAGCAACCATCCCACTCGCAGAACGCCTCAAAGCCTCGGGTCACGCCCAGGGCCGCCCAGGCCCCGACGACGATCTGCCACGGATCTTGCCGCGCCGGCACGCCGGCCGCTGGTTGACCTCTGCCGCCGCGCTGCTGGTCTTCGCGATGGTGGTCAACTCCGTCGTCCGCAACCGCGCCTTCCAGTGGGAGGTGGTGGGCCGGTACTTCGCCACCGCCGCCGTGCTCGACGGGCTGCTGCTCACCCTGTGGCTGACCGGCGTGGTGATGGTGCTCGGCTTCCTGCTCGGCACCCCGCTGGCCGTGATGCGGCTGTCTGCCAACCCTGTTCTGCGCACGCTGAGTTGGGGCTATGTGTGGATCTTCCGGTCCACTCCGCTGCTGGTACAGCTCCTGTTCTGGTTCAACATCGGCGCCCTCTACCCGACGCTCGGCCTCGGCATCCCCTTCGGGCCTGAGTTCGTCACCGTCAAGACGGTCAACCTGCTCGGCCCCACCCTCACTGCCGTCATCGGCCTGACCCTGCACGAAGCCGCCTACGCCGCCGAGGTGCTGCGCGGCGGCATCCTGTCTGTCGACTCCGGCCAGACGGAAGCCGCCCAGGCTCTCGGCATCGGCAGGCGGCGCACCCTGCGCCGGATCGTCATCCCGCAGGCGATGCGCTCCATCGTCCCGACCGCGGGGAACATGCTGATCGGCACCCTGAAGGGCACCAGCATCGTCAGCGTGCTGGCCGTGCACGATCTGCTGTACTCGGTCCAGCTGGTCTACAACCAGACGTACCAGGTCATCCCGCTGCTGATGGTGGCCACCCTCTGGTACGTCGCCGTCACGACCGTGCTCAGCGCGGGGCAGTTCTACGTCGAGCGCCACTACGCGCGTGGCTCCGCCCGCGCGCTGCCGCCCACGCCTCTGGAAAAGCTCAGGGTCCATCTGGCCGCGCTGCGCGCCCGGCTGTACAGGGCGACGGCGCCCGACGCCCGCCCGGCAGTCGACGGTGGCCGGTGA
- a CDS encoding winged helix-turn-helix domain-containing protein, with the protein MTTALPAQATPLHSPLPDVRHLRLVGDTAQFGDEGGDGGNGSAPLVGYLVLVPEGTDPAQLFAKDVTRREIRPVGYTDAPVAQQTGGGGVRIDPARHVAELDGRELDLTYLEFGLLAHLVLHPHQVHSREQLMTGIWGYDHIGDGRTVDVHIARLRRKLGRAHRHRIVTVRRVGYKYVPDQQEDPNTAPCRRP; encoded by the coding sequence ATGACCACGGCACTTCCGGCCCAGGCCACTCCATTGCATTCGCCACTCCCCGACGTGCGCCACCTCCGCCTCGTCGGTGACACGGCGCAGTTCGGCGACGAGGGAGGCGACGGGGGAAACGGTTCCGCTCCCCTCGTCGGCTACCTCGTGCTCGTCCCCGAGGGCACCGATCCCGCCCAGCTCTTCGCGAAGGACGTGACACGACGTGAGATCCGGCCGGTCGGCTACACGGACGCACCTGTCGCGCAGCAGACGGGAGGCGGCGGCGTGCGCATCGATCCCGCACGACATGTCGCAGAGCTGGACGGACGCGAACTCGACCTGACCTATCTGGAGTTCGGACTGCTGGCTCATCTCGTTCTCCATCCCCACCAGGTGCATTCGCGCGAGCAGTTGATGACCGGCATCTGGGGCTACGACCACATCGGCGACGGCCGCACCGTGGATGTCCACATCGCGCGGCTGCGCCGCAAGCTGGGCAGAGCTCACCGGCACCGGATCGTCACCGTACGGCGCGTGGGCTACAAGTACGTGCCCGACCAGCAAGAGGACCCCAACACCGCACCTTGCCGCCGACCTTGA
- a CDS encoding acyl-CoA dehydrogenase family protein: MGVATAPSGPASDSDRIGPGRAHWLRVAREMADDLATDAVAREQAGKAPFDEVSGLREAGLLTLLIPAGLGGGGTDWPTAYAVVREIAAADGAIGQVLGCHSFLSWSARLFAEPALAAQVERKSAAEQWCWGGGFARQELPLTLTRKGSGYVLDGRQSYATGVLVADRLAVRAERAGTGEPLAVVVDSARHGVRIDGDTDTFGQRLAAGGSVEFDAVPVAAHDVLGSLSADEDVLSPLTALASPVGRLLSVQLLLGMAEGVLAEAREYSRAGHSPWHPDWPAGSPQDPQVLTVYGELTVLARSASALADQAVDAVNGGLARGEDLTYDEYAEISVLVAMAEAAASRAAQESTARALDIIGARSASSRLGFDRFWRNARTHTLYEPVAHRLRDVGDYFLNGAHPPFVLPVRP; the protein is encoded by the coding sequence ATGGGCGTTGCCACTGCGCCGTCCGGACCCGCCTCGGATTCCGACCGGATCGGGCCCGGCCGTGCGCACTGGCTGCGCGTGGCCCGTGAGATGGCGGACGACCTGGCCACGGACGCGGTGGCCAGGGAGCAGGCAGGCAAGGCCCCCTTCGACGAAGTGTCCGGGCTTCGTGAGGCGGGACTGCTGACGCTCCTCATTCCGGCTGGGCTCGGGGGAGGCGGCACGGACTGGCCCACGGCCTACGCCGTCGTCCGGGAGATCGCCGCCGCCGACGGCGCGATCGGTCAAGTGCTCGGCTGTCACTCCTTCCTGTCGTGGAGCGCCCGGTTGTTCGCCGAGCCTGCCCTCGCCGCTCAGGTCGAGCGGAAGTCCGCGGCGGAGCAGTGGTGCTGGGGTGGTGGTTTCGCCCGTCAGGAACTGCCTCTGACGCTGACCAGGAAAGGCAGTGGCTATGTGCTCGACGGTCGGCAGAGCTACGCCACGGGGGTTCTGGTCGCCGACCGCCTCGCCGTGCGGGCCGAGCGGGCCGGCACCGGCGAACCACTCGCGGTCGTCGTCGATTCCGCCCGTCACGGCGTGCGGATCGACGGCGACACCGACACCTTCGGCCAGCGGCTCGCGGCCGGCGGGAGCGTGGAGTTCGACGCCGTACCGGTCGCCGCCCACGACGTACTCGGTTCCCTGTCCGCGGACGAGGACGTTCTGTCACCCCTAACTGCTCTGGCATCGCCGGTCGGGCGTCTTCTCTCGGTCCAGCTCCTTCTGGGCATGGCTGAGGGGGTGCTTGCCGAAGCTCGTGAGTACAGCAGGGCGGGCCACTCGCCCTGGCACCCGGACTGGCCGGCCGGCTCACCCCAGGACCCACAGGTGCTGACCGTCTACGGAGAACTCACCGTCCTCGCCCGCTCCGCGTCCGCGCTCGCCGATCAGGCAGTGGATGCCGTGAACGGCGGGCTGGCACGGGGCGAAGACCTCACCTACGACGAGTACGCGGAGATCTCCGTCCTCGTGGCCATGGCCGAAGCCGCCGCTTCCAGGGCAGCGCAGGAGTCCACCGCCCGCGCCCTCGACATCATCGGCGCCCGCTCCGCGTCCTCGCGGCTGGGCTTCGACCGCTTCTGGCGCAACGCCCGAACTCACACCTTGTACGAGCCCGTCGCCCACCGGCTCCGCGACGTAGGGGACTATTTCCTCAACGGTGCGCACCCTCCGTTCGTCCTGCCTGTCCGACCTTGA